In Erpetoichthys calabaricus chromosome 4, fErpCal1.3, whole genome shotgun sequence, one genomic interval encodes:
- the LOC114651211 gene encoding uncharacterized protein K02A2.6-like, which yields MGNKSKKVHEIDKTNSSDSETEHLSCLELHSVKHTDRRIIWVAPKVEGVTLKMELDTGSALSIISEKDYKEKFPNVKLKGTSVILKTYTGEKIAPIGKLKVTVVYESQRHLLDLYVLSRGGVPLFGREWLKSIQLNWQSIKEMHFTSGLSIFPKQEKLNSLLVHYAQVFQEGIGTLKHIKAHIAVEEDAQPKFHKARPVPYAIRPKVEAELKRLEGQGVLSKVNWSEWATPIVPVIKKNGAVRICGDFKVTLNPVLHVDQYPLPRIEDIFASLAGGENFSKIDLSQAYLQMELEESSKKYLTINTHKGLFRYNRLVFGVSSAPAMWQRAMDQVLQGIPGTQCYLDDIIVTGTDNSAHLTNLEAVLTRLLEFGLKANKSKCQFFRDSLEYCGHIIDKNGLHQSPDKIDAVLKAPQPENVTQLRSFLGLINYYHRFLPNLSTVLHPLNCLLRKGNKWEWSQDCEQAFNTAKQLITSDEVLTHFNPKLPLRLACDASPYGIGAVLSHKMLDGTERSIAFASRSLSPAEKNYAQIDREGLSLVWAVKKFNQYLYGKHFTLVTDHQPLVAIFSPHKCVPTMAAARLQRWSLFLGGHDYQIEFRGTKQHANADGLSHLPCEFKGTQNLSDPAEIFHLTQLEPLPITSAQIQKETSRDPTMAKLFDLIIKGWPSRSDADLPEYSNRRDQLSVCQGCIMWGTRVIVPPKLCTKILEALHEGHLGVVKMKSLARSYIWWPGIDLQIENLAKSCTGCQQTRRQPQSAPLHTWEWPSSVWQRLHIDYAGPFHNRMFLIVVDAHSKWPEIFAVKKATSSKTVDILHTLFARTGLPEQLVSDNGTQFTSAEFQAFVKKNGIKHITSVPYHPATNGLAERFIQSFKLSMKAMEKEKESLHVKIAGFLLAYRNTAHSTTGQTPAMLFLGRSLRSRLDLLKPDLRIHVQKKQCFQDQKQRKLRIFEVGHKVLARDYRHSNQKWQPGKIVSKTGPLTYTVQVGHDTVWRRHIDQLLDAQAQEDTSQDEAEELIIPQNSNEFTFLTPDSSLAPGESQPQESAESTSSQMSAPPTQERRYPERIHKPPERLNL from the coding sequence ATGggtaataaaagcaaaaaggtgCATGAAATTGATAAAACCAACTCCAGTGACTCTGAAACTGAACATCTGTCTTGTCTAGAGCTCCATTCTGTTAAACACACTGACCGCAGAATAATATGGGTGGCACCCAAAGTGGAAGGAGTGACATTAAAAATGGAGTTAGACACCGGATCAGCCCTGTcaattatttcagaaaaagattataaagaaaaatttccaaatGTGAAACTGAAAGGCACTTCAGTAATACTAAAAACATACACAGGTGAAAAGATTGCTCCCATTGGTAAGCTTAAGGTGACAGTTGTGTATGAAAGCCAGAGACATCTGCTGGATTTATATGTGCTATCAAGAGGAGGTGTTCCCTTATTTGGACGTGAATGGCTAAAAAGTATCCAGCTTAACTGGCAGTCCATAAAAGAAATGCATTTCACCTCAGGACTGAGCATATTTCCTAAGCAAGAAAAGCTGAATTCACTATTAGTTCACTATGCACAGGTGTTCCAAGAGGGAATTGGGACTCTCAAACATATCAAGGCACACATTGCAGTGGAAGAGGATGCACAGCCAAAGTTCCATAAGGCTCGCCCTGTACCATATGCTATTCGCCCTAAGGTTGAGGCAGAGCTCAAGCGTTTAGAAGGACAGGGTGTCCTCTCCAAAGTCAATTGGTCTGAGTGGGCAACGCCCATCGTGCCCGTGATCAAGAAAAATGGTGCTGTACGCATCTGTGGTGACTTTAAAGTCACATTAAATCCTGTACTACATGTCGACCAATATCCTCTACCACGCATAGAGGATATCTTTGCCTCACTTGCTGGTGGCGAGAACTTTTCAAAGATAGATTTGTCCCAAGCATATTTACAGATGGAATTAGAGGAGTCATCTAAAAAGTACCTCACTATTAATACTCACAAGGGACTCTTCCGTTATAACAGACTGGTTTTTGGAGTTTCGTCTGCTCCTGCTATGTGGCAGAGAGCAATGGATCAGGTGCTACAGGGCATCCCTGGTACTCAGTGTTACTTAGATGACATAATTGTAACTGGTACAGATAATAGTGCACATCTGACAAACCTTGAAGCAGTCCTTACTAGGCTGTTAGAATTTGGActgaaagcaaataaaagtaaatgccaATTCTTTAGGGACTCTTTAGAATACTGTGGACATATTATTGATAAGAATGGCCTCCATCAATCCCCAGACAAGATTGATGCTGTCCTGAAGGCACCTCAGCCTGAAAATGTGACCCAGTTACGTTCTTTCCTGGGCCTTATAAATTACTACCATCGATTTTTGCCAAATCTTTCAACAGTgttgcatccactaaactgttTGTTACGAAAAGGAAATAAATGGGAATGGTCACAAGATTGTGAACAAGCGTTTAATACTGCCAAACAGCTGATTACATCTGATGAAGTGCTGACACATTTTAATCCAAAGTTGCCATTGCGCCTGGCTTGCGATGCATCACCGTATGGCATTGGTGCTGTTCTTTCTCACAAGATGCTTGATGGCACAGAACGATCAATTGCTTTTGCATCAAGGTCTCTAAGTCCTGCTGAAAAGAATTATGCACAGATAGACAGGGAAGGTCTAAGCCTAGTGTGGGCGGTAAAGAAATTTAATCAATACCTATATGGTAAACATTTCACATTAGTTACTGATCATCAGCCCTTAGTTGCTATTTTCAGTCCTCATAAGTGTGTTCCAACCATGGCTGCAGCACGCTTACAACGATGGTCTTTGTTTTTAGGCGGCCATGACTACCAAATTGAATTCAGAGGCACAAAACAACATGCAAATGCAGATGGACTTTCCCATCTACCTTGTGAGTTTAAGGGAACTCAAAACCTTTCCGATCCAGCTGAAATTTTTCATCTAACACAACTGGAGCCCTTACCCATTACAAGTGCTCAAATTCAGAAAGAGACAAGTCGAGATCCCACTATGGCCAAATTATTTGACTTGATAATAAAAGGTTGGCCTTCTAGAAGTGATGCTGATCTCCCTGAGTACTCAAATCGACGTGACCAGTTATCAGTGTGTCAAGGATGCATTATGTGGGGCACAAGAGTGATTGTACCACCCAAACTTTGTACAAAAATACTTGAGGCACTTCATGAAGGTCATTTAGGTGTTGTAAAGATGAAAAGCTTAGCCCGAAGCTACATATGGTGGCCTGGAATTGACCTTCAAATAGAGAATCTGGCCAAGTCATGCACAGGATGCCAACAGACTCGGCGACAGCCCCAAAGCGCTCCCCTTCATAcctgggaatggccaagctctgTCTGGCAACGACTTCACATTGACTATGCAGGACCTTTCCATAATCGAATGTTTCTCATTGTGGTTGATGCACATTCAAAATGGCCTGAAATTTTTGCAGTAAAAAAGGCAACATCATCTAAAACGGTAGATATACTCCACACCTTATTTGCACGTACTGGACTTCCAGAACAACTAGTCAGTGACAATGGAACTCAGTTTACATCTGCTGAGTTCCAGGCATTTGTAAAAAAGAATGGCATTAAGCACATCACCTCTGTTCCTTACCATCCTGCAACAAATGGTCTAGCTGAACGTTTTATTCAGTCCTTCAAACTATCTATGAAAGccatggaaaaggaaaaagagtcGCTACATGTGAAAATTGCAGGCTTCCTTCTAGCCTATCGAAACACAGCTCACTCAACCACAGGTCAGACTCCAGCAATGCTTTTCCTGGGAAGAAGCTTGAGATCACGCTTAGATCTGCTAAAACCTGATTTGCGTATACATGTGCAAAAGAAGCAGTGCTTCCAAGACCAAAAACAACGCAAGCTTAGAATATTTGAGGTTGGACATAAAGTGCTTGCTAGAGACTACCGACACTCAAATCAGAAATGGCAACCTGGTAAGATTGTGTCAAAGACTGGTCCACTGACATACACAGTGCAGGTGGGGCATGATACAGTCTGGCGCAGACATATCGACCAGCTTCTAGATGCACAAGCTCAGGAAGACACATCACAAGACGAGGCTGAGGAGCTGATCATTCCTCAGAACTCAAATGAGTTTACCTTCTTGACACCTGATTCATCCCTTGCTCCTGGTGAATCTCAGCCTCAAGAATCTGCTGAATCAACCTCATCTCAAATGTCTGCTCCACCTACACAAGAAAGACGCTATCCTGAGAGGATTCATAAACCTCCTGAAAGGTTGAACTTGTAG
- the thrsp gene encoding mid1-interacting protein 1-B-like yields the protein MQSVEPKHQKSCLTMALAQYTSAVRNMEHTVMLPSLLRDVTLDEESAMADAKDLYECYLMLKSIRNTVESGLMPLDDWKTKSLHFTKETQNSEITDPEAIFYLHLKGLYSVLNNLTKKSQSLTKRYKDIIGLAN from the coding sequence ATGCAGTCTGTCGAGCCCAAGCACCAAAAGAGCTGCCTTACTATGGCTCTGGCCCAGTATACCTCTGCAGTCCGCAACATGGAGCACACAGTTATGCTACCCAGCCTCCTCCGAGATGTTACCTTAGATGAAGAGAGCGCCATGGCTGATGCCAAGGACCTGTATGAATGTTACCTTATGCTGAAATCAATCAGGAATACTGTTGAAAGTGGTCTGATGCCGCTGGATGACTGGAAAACCAAGAGCCTTCACTTCACCAAGGAAACTCAGAACTCTGAAATCACAGATCCAGAAGCTATCTTCTACTTGCATCTGAAAGGACTTTACTCCGTGCTTAACAATCTGACGAAAAAATCTCAATCCCTGACCAAACGATACAAGGATATAATTGGACTGGCCAATTAA